One Desulfobulbus propionicus DSM 2032 DNA segment encodes these proteins:
- a CDS encoding ABC transporter ATP-binding protein translates to MTESVAAITVQNLTMAYGSFVLQRDLTFTIARGDIFVIMGGSGCGKSTLLRHMIGLKPPASGAVWYGRDNFWELEEEDRATIVRRAGVLYQSGALWSSMTLAENVALPLQHYTDLPPAVIAELVSFKLSLVGLAGFEEFYPAQLSGGMRKRAALARAIALDPDFLFFDEPSAGLDPISARNLDELILELRESLGATVIIVTHELASIYAIATNSVYLDSEAKTMLATGDPKRLLQECTDPTVLKFLTRGTGKREVRTV, encoded by the coding sequence ATGACCGAGTCCGTTGCCGCTATCACCGTCCAAAATCTGACCATGGCCTATGGCAGTTTCGTCCTCCAGCGCGACCTCACCTTCACCATCGCCCGGGGGGACATCTTCGTGATCATGGGTGGGTCGGGCTGCGGCAAATCGACCCTGCTGCGCCACATGATCGGCCTCAAACCGCCGGCCAGTGGAGCGGTCTGGTACGGTCGCGATAATTTCTGGGAACTAGAAGAGGAGGACCGGGCGACGATCGTCCGAAGGGCCGGTGTCCTCTACCAGTCCGGTGCCCTGTGGAGCTCGATGACCCTGGCGGAAAACGTGGCCCTACCGTTGCAGCATTATACCGATTTGCCGCCCGCGGTGATTGCCGAGCTGGTGTCGTTCAAGCTGTCCTTGGTCGGGCTGGCGGGGTTCGAGGAATTCTATCCCGCCCAGTTGTCCGGCGGCATGCGCAAACGGGCGGCCTTGGCACGGGCCATTGCCCTGGACCCAGATTTTCTTTTTTTCGATGAACCCTCGGCCGGGCTCGACCCGATCAGCGCCCGCAATCTCGACGAGCTGATCCTCGAACTGCGCGAGAGCCTCGGCGCCACGGTAATCATCGTCACCCATGAACTGGCCTCGATCTACGCCATCGCCACCAACTCGGTCTATCTCGACAGCGAGGCCAAGACCATGCTGGCCACCGGCGATCCCAAGAGGCTCCTGCAGGAATGCACCGACCCGACGGTGCTCAAATTTCTCACCCGGGGAACCGGAAAACGGGAGGTTCGAACAGTTTGA
- a CDS encoding ABC transporter ATP-binding protein, with protein MTVTPGGIETGSAVRGDREADIGMLLRLLRPIFRTHWLRLAGGFIALVTVDFLQLIIPRFVKAAVDGLSAGTADTARLIQLSVSVCLVALVVAVLRFTWRYLIIGFSRILEKKLRDRLFDHLLRMDQPFFERWTIGDLMAHASNDLATVQMACGMGLVAAVDALVMSAAALGFMMAISLKLTLIALLPMPVLIVCTRILSGRLHHRFNLVQEQFSLLTEFARATLVSVRLIKAYTLERFQEGRFQRLGQAYVRSNLKVATIQGLLFPIATLVGNVGMLLLLYYGGALVIEGAISIGSFVAFVSYLYMLIWPMMAVGWVANLAQRGITSMRRIHRLLTQQPVVSTRPTVALPPAVVTAYACRRLSFTYGEAIRPALRDLNLEIGPGLVGMTGRTGSGKSTLCKLLLRMYPVADGMLYFRGEDVNRLAQADIRACIAYVGQEPVVFADTIAANIAFGRPEASMAEIEAAARAAAIDEDIRTFADGYQAVIGERGVKLSGGQRQRLALSRALLCDRPMLIIDDALSAIDVETEQQVLQGILAGLAGKSVLLISHRINVLRHAERIVVLDEGRIVAEGRHEDLLATPFYRVMADKQRNDA; from the coding sequence ATGACCGTTACTCCCGGCGGCATTGAAACCGGCAGCGCTGTGCGTGGCGATCGCGAGGCAGACATCGGCATGCTGCTGCGGCTGCTCCGGCCCATTTTTCGTACCCATTGGCTGCGCTTGGCCGGCGGTTTTATCGCCCTCGTGACGGTCGATTTCCTCCAACTGATCATCCCCCGTTTTGTCAAGGCCGCAGTGGATGGCTTGTCGGCCGGCACCGCCGATACCGCCCGGCTGATCCAACTGAGCGTGTCCGTCTGCCTGGTGGCCCTGGTGGTGGCGGTACTTCGCTTTACCTGGCGCTATCTGATCATCGGTTTTTCCCGGATTTTGGAAAAAAAGCTGCGTGATCGGCTCTTTGATCATCTGCTGCGCATGGATCAGCCTTTTTTCGAACGTTGGACCATTGGCGATCTCATGGCCCATGCGAGCAACGATCTCGCCACGGTCCAGATGGCCTGCGGCATGGGACTGGTGGCCGCGGTGGACGCGCTGGTGATGTCGGCGGCCGCCTTGGGGTTCATGATGGCGATCAGCCTCAAGCTGACCCTGATCGCCCTCCTGCCGATGCCGGTGCTGATCGTCTGCACCCGCATTCTTTCCGGCCGTCTGCATCACCGCTTCAACCTGGTGCAGGAGCAGTTTTCCCTGCTGACCGAGTTTGCCCGCGCAACCCTGGTGTCGGTCCGCCTGATCAAGGCCTATACCCTGGAGCGCTTCCAGGAGGGCCGGTTCCAGCGTCTCGGCCAGGCCTATGTACGCAGCAACCTCAAGGTGGCCACCATCCAGGGGCTGCTCTTTCCCATCGCCACCCTGGTCGGCAATGTCGGCATGCTGCTCCTGCTCTATTACGGCGGAGCGTTGGTGATCGAGGGGGCGATCTCCATCGGTTCGTTTGTCGCCTTTGTCAGCTACCTCTACATGCTCATCTGGCCGATGATGGCGGTCGGTTGGGTGGCCAACCTCGCCCAGCGCGGCATTACCAGCATGCGACGTATCCACCGGCTGCTCACCCAGCAGCCGGTGGTCAGCACCAGGCCGACCGTGGCCCTGCCGCCGGCGGTCGTCACCGCCTACGCATGCCGGCGACTCAGCTTCACCTATGGCGAGGCCATTCGTCCAGCGCTTCGTGACCTCAACCTGGAGATCGGTCCTGGCCTGGTGGGCATGACCGGCCGCACCGGTTCGGGCAAATCGACCCTGTGCAAGCTGCTGCTGCGAATGTATCCGGTGGCCGACGGCATGTTGTATTTCCGGGGCGAGGATGTCAACCGCCTTGCCCAGGCCGACATCCGTGCCTGCATCGCCTATGTGGGCCAAGAACCGGTGGTCTTTGCCGACACCATCGCCGCCAATATTGCTTTTGGCCGGCCGGAGGCTTCCATGGCCGAGATCGAGGCTGCCGCCCGGGCCGCAGCCATTGACGAGGATATCCGCACCTTCGCCGACGGCTACCAGGCGGTCATCGGCGAGCGGGGCGTCAAGCTCTCCGGCGGCCAGCGGCAACGGCTGGCCCTGTCCCGGGCCCTGCTGTGCGACCGGCCGATGCTGATCATCGACGATGCCTTGTCGGCCATCGACGTCGAGACCGAGCAACAGGTCCTGCAGGGCATTCTTGCTGGCCTGGCCGGCAAATCGGTGCTGTTGATTTCCCACCGGATCAACGTGCTGCGCCACGCCGAGCGGATCGTGGTCCTTGACGAAGGACGGATCGTGGCCGAAGGGCGGCACGAGGACCTGCTCGCCACCCCCTTTTACCGCGTGATGGCGGACAAGCAACGAAACGATGCATAA
- a CDS encoding MlaE family ABC transporter permease, producing the protein MHQRPCFSLDRSQPSRLTVHLQGAWTLRTDPPPPTELVGALDSSIRTLAFLSTDLAEWDTRLLVFLKATTAAARNGGIAVDLEGLPPGVRRLLALSEAVPEKVTYGKNVRELLVTRIGRLTLALSGQAREAAAFTGEIILACMALAAGKKPFKWRDFFYFIQSCGVESLPIVSLIAVLVGVILSFVGAVQLQMFGAQIYVANLVGLGMVLEMGALMSGVIIAGRIGAAYAAQLGTMQVNEEIDALRTMGISPVGFLVLPRMLALMLMLPLLCVYADIMGILGGSVIGVTMLDLSLIEYLEQTRKTLRLGQCGQGILKASIFGVLIGYAGCLRGMQCGRSALAVGEATTSAVVTSIVLIVVSDSIITFLLYR; encoded by the coding sequence GTGCATCAGCGACCCTGTTTTTCCCTTGACCGCAGTCAGCCAAGCAGGTTGACGGTTCACCTGCAAGGAGCCTGGACCCTGCGCACCGATCCGCCGCCGCCGACGGAGCTGGTGGGAGCGCTCGACTCCTCCATTCGCACGCTCGCCTTTCTTTCCACCGACCTTGCCGAATGGGACACCAGGCTGCTGGTCTTCCTCAAGGCGACCACGGCAGCGGCCCGCAATGGCGGCATCGCGGTCGACCTGGAAGGCTTGCCGCCCGGGGTGCGGCGGCTGCTGGCCCTGTCCGAGGCTGTTCCGGAAAAGGTCACTTATGGCAAGAACGTCCGCGAATTGCTGGTTACCCGTATCGGCCGCCTGACGCTCGCCCTTTCCGGACAGGCGCGGGAGGCGGCCGCCTTCACCGGTGAAATCATCCTCGCCTGCATGGCGCTGGCCGCAGGCAAAAAACCCTTCAAATGGCGCGATTTCTTCTACTTCATCCAGAGCTGCGGCGTGGAGTCGCTGCCGATCGTCAGCCTGATCGCGGTGCTGGTAGGCGTGATTCTGTCCTTCGTTGGCGCGGTGCAGCTCCAGATGTTCGGCGCCCAGATCTATGTGGCCAACCTGGTCGGCTTGGGCATGGTGCTGGAGATGGGCGCGCTGATGAGCGGGGTGATCATCGCCGGCCGAATCGGCGCGGCCTACGCGGCGCAGTTGGGCACCATGCAGGTCAACGAGGAAATCGACGCCCTGCGTACCATGGGCATCTCGCCGGTGGGTTTTCTCGTCCTGCCGCGGATGCTGGCCCTGATGCTAATGCTGCCCCTGCTGTGCGTCTACGCCGACATCATGGGCATTCTGGGCGGTTCGGTGATCGGCGTCACCATGCTTGATCTGTCGCTGATCGAATATCTCGAACAGACCCGCAAAACCTTGCGCCTCGGCCAGTGCGGCCAAGGTATTCTCAAGGCGTCGATTTTCGGGGTCCTGATCGGCTATGCCGGCTGCCTGCGCGGCATGCAGTGCGGACGGAGCGCGCTCGCGGTCGGCGAGGCCACCACCTCGGCCGTGGTCACCTCGATTGTCCTGATCGTGGTTTCCGACTCGATCATCACCTTCCTCCTCTACCGCTGA
- a CDS encoding MlaD family protein, whose amino-acid sequence MSKKANPTLVGAFVLTAIGLTIAAIVILGNIKFKDDRFRCVAYFTGSLYGLDIGAPVTFRGVTIGRVSAVRISFDAQKNNYIIPVYIDIQQTPDLTNNRSENWHPDTIRAMLTELIDQGMRAQLKITSLLTGKLYIDLAFYPGTKAQLRGKDTDLFEIPTQVSGLEQITQTLETMPLSEILHKTATALDGINSIINSKETRNALAALDTTMDRVNTLLGRADSEFPALAAELKKGLTNFAALSATADRFLHTADKQLPGMSTEFKHLLSGLNATAASLTKTLNNIEQLTAKDSLLSYQAGASLREIERAAASIRQLTDYLQQNPNALLFGQGEDSP is encoded by the coding sequence TTGAGCAAGAAAGCCAACCCGACCCTGGTCGGCGCCTTTGTCCTCACCGCCATCGGCCTGACCATCGCCGCGATCGTCATCCTGGGCAACATCAAGTTCAAGGACGACCGCTTCCGCTGTGTCGCCTATTTCACCGGCTCGCTCTACGGGCTCGACATCGGCGCGCCGGTGACCTTCCGCGGAGTGACCATCGGTCGGGTCAGCGCGGTGCGGATCAGTTTCGACGCGCAAAAGAACAACTACATCATTCCGGTCTACATTGACATCCAGCAGACCCCGGATCTAACCAACAACCGGTCCGAAAATTGGCATCCGGACACTATCCGTGCCATGCTCACCGAGCTGATCGACCAGGGGATGCGCGCCCAGCTGAAAATCACCAGCCTGTTGACCGGCAAGCTCTACATCGATCTGGCCTTTTATCCCGGAACCAAGGCCCAGCTGCGCGGCAAGGACACCGACCTCTTCGAGATTCCCACCCAGGTTTCCGGGCTTGAACAGATCACCCAGACCCTGGAAACCATGCCGCTGAGCGAGATTCTTCACAAAACCGCCACCGCCCTTGACGGCATCAACTCGATCATCAACTCCAAAGAAACCCGCAACGCCCTGGCAGCCCTGGACACCACCATGGATCGGGTCAACACTCTTTTGGGCCGGGCTGACAGCGAGTTCCCGGCGCTGGCCGCCGAACTGAAAAAGGGATTGACCAATTTTGCGGCTCTTTCGGCCACCGCCGATCGTTTTCTGCACACCGCCGACAAACAACTGCCGGGGATGAGCACCGAATTCAAACACCTGCTGAGCGGACTCAACGCCACCGCCGCTTCGCTGACCAAGACGCTCAACAACATCGAACAACTGACGGCAAAGGATTCCCTGCTCTCCTACCAGGCCGGCGCCTCGCTGCGGGAGATCGAACGGGCCGCCGCCTCCATCAGACAGCTGACCGACTACCTGCAGCAGAACCCCAATGCGCTGCTCTTCGGCCAGGGCGAGGACTCTCCATGA
- the rplU gene encoding 50S ribosomal protein L21: protein MYAIIRTGGKQYQVEAGDTLRVEKLQGEVGDTVELAEVLLVVDGETVKIGQPMVDGAKVVAKIVEQGRHKKVIVFKKKRRQGYQVKKGHRQMYTALAIETISA from the coding sequence ATGTATGCAATAATTCGGACCGGCGGCAAACAGTATCAGGTGGAAGCCGGCGACACGCTTCGCGTGGAAAAGCTCCAGGGCGAAGTAGGCGACACCGTGGAGTTAGCAGAGGTTCTTCTGGTGGTTGACGGTGAAACCGTGAAGATCGGTCAGCCCATGGTTGACGGCGCCAAGGTGGTGGCCAAGATCGTCGAGCAGGGGCGCCATAAGAAGGTTATCGTCTTCAAGAAAAAACGTCGCCAGGGTTATCAGGTGAAAAAAGGGCATCGCCAGATGTACACCGCCCTGGCCATCGAGACGATTTCAGCATAA
- a CDS encoding ABC transporter ATP-binding protein, whose translation MHNFGYSEEGQIGSVGDARLWRRILGYCRQHAAALTGAVALSLVITVATLGMPRLMQLGIDQYIVVESLPGAARIAGLGQVALWYGLLVGVVFLATFFQVVLLEWIGQSIMHRLRQDLFSHLLTLDLGYFHNQPAGRLVTRLTNDIQNMHEMFTSVMVTLFNDGLKLAGIFWFLAMMNGRLALVMSIFIPLATVITLVFSRFAREQFRAIRSQLAKINSFLAESLAGVAVIQAFGGQERSSRAHGGLTGEYLQRSFDQIKLFGTFMPLTELMSSAAIALIIWYGGGEVIRRTLTIGELAAFISYMRLFFQPLRELSQKYSIVQSAMASAERIFQTLDTRSAMRALPTILPSETAASAGAIEFRGVQFAYQPGQPILRDINLRIAPGETIALVGSTGAGKSTLISLLVRFYDPTQGVVLVDGVDVRSLPLETLRQRIGIIMQDIFILPDTVRANIILDQQTDERRLADILGRTGLDGFIGRLPQGLETRIGEGALNLSLGEKQLLSFVRALYRDPSILVLDEATASIDTESENLLEQAIAAGFHGRTSLVIAHRLSTIRRVDRILVMEQGRIVEQGSHEELMGRESLYRDLVRLDGQA comes from the coding sequence ATGCATAATTTCGGCTATTCGGAAGAGGGGCAGATCGGATCGGTCGGCGACGCACGGCTGTGGCGGCGCATTCTGGGCTACTGCCGGCAGCATGCGGCCGCGCTGACCGGGGCGGTGGCGCTCAGCCTGGTGATCACCGTGGCCACCTTGGGGATGCCGCGCCTGATGCAGCTGGGGATCGACCAATACATCGTGGTCGAGTCGCTGCCGGGCGCGGCGCGCATCGCCGGGCTGGGTCAGGTGGCCCTGTGGTACGGACTGCTGGTGGGCGTGGTCTTCCTTGCCACCTTTTTTCAGGTGGTGCTGCTCGAATGGATCGGTCAATCGATCATGCATCGGCTGCGTCAGGATTTGTTCAGCCACCTGCTGACCCTTGATCTCGGCTATTTCCACAACCAGCCCGCCGGCCGGCTGGTGACCCGGCTGACCAACGACATCCAGAACATGCACGAGATGTTCACCTCGGTGATGGTCACTCTGTTCAACGACGGTCTCAAGCTGGCGGGTATCTTCTGGTTTCTGGCGATGATGAACGGCCGGCTCGCCCTGGTGATGTCGATCTTCATTCCGCTGGCCACGGTGATCACCCTGGTTTTTTCCCGATTCGCCCGCGAGCAGTTCCGCGCCATCCGTTCGCAGTTGGCCAAGATCAACAGTTTCCTCGCCGAATCCCTGGCAGGAGTGGCCGTGATCCAGGCCTTTGGCGGCCAGGAGCGGAGCAGCCGCGCCCACGGCGGCCTGACCGGGGAATACCTGCAGCGCTCCTTCGATCAGATCAAGCTGTTCGGCACCTTCATGCCGCTGACCGAACTGATGAGCTCGGCGGCCATTGCCCTGATCATCTGGTACGGCGGCGGCGAGGTCATCCGCCGCACGCTGACCATCGGCGAACTGGCCGCCTTCATCTCCTATATGCGGCTGTTTTTTCAGCCGCTGCGCGAGCTTTCCCAAAAATATTCAATTGTCCAGTCGGCCATGGCCTCGGCCGAACGGATCTTCCAGACCCTGGACACCCGCTCGGCCATGCGGGCGCTGCCGACAATCCTGCCGAGCGAAACGGCGGCGTCGGCCGGGGCCATCGAGTTCCGCGGCGTCCAGTTCGCCTACCAACCGGGCCAGCCGATTCTGCGTGACATCAACCTGCGCATCGCTCCGGGAGAGACCATCGCCCTGGTCGGGTCCACCGGTGCCGGCAAATCGACCTTGATTTCCCTTTTGGTGCGGTTTTACGATCCAACCCAGGGCGTGGTGCTGGTAGACGGGGTCGATGTTCGCAGCCTGCCTCTGGAGACCCTGCGACAACGGATCGGCATCATCATGCAGGATATCTTCATCCTGCCCGACACGGTGCGGGCCAACATCATCCTCGATCAGCAGACAGATGAGCGACGCCTAGCCGATATCCTCGGCCGCACCGGTCTGGACGGCTTTATCGGCCGCCTGCCCCAGGGGCTTGAGACCCGTATCGGCGAGGGTGCGCTCAATCTCAGTTTGGGCGAAAAGCAGCTTTTGTCCTTTGTCCGCGCCCTCTACCGCGACCCCTCCATTCTCGTGCTCGACGAGGCTACCGCCTCCATCGACACCGAGTCGGAAAACCTGCTCGAGCAGGCCATTGCCGCCGGCTTCCACGGCCGGACTTCATTGGTGATCGCCCACCGCCTGTCCACCATCCGTCGGGTCGACCGGATCCTGGTCATGGAGCAGGGGCGGATTGTCGAGCAGGGCAGCCACGAGGAATTGATGGGCCGGGAGAGTCTCTACCGCGATCTGGTACGGCTCGATGGTCAGGCGTAG
- a CDS encoding PqiC family protein: MNTANNVGRSLGWLLVCALLLGGCLKPTTNNILYALQPVRQPPLGHDFTTSKELILLMPIQLAPHLQGRGLLTQRTSGEARASANHLWAGPLDQQISQQMVADLKDLLATDQVAAYPGPRYGVIRYQLEVDINEFSGNGRQFITTAVYTLSDSVRKTIVARKTFRQTRPIDKPEYSGYVDSGSQAVADLSREVAAALLSAHRSQPVPPIRP, translated from the coding sequence ATGAATACTGCCAACAACGTCGGACGTTCCCTGGGATGGCTGCTGGTCTGCGCCTTGCTGCTCGGTGGTTGCCTCAAACCCACGACCAACAATATCCTCTATGCCTTGCAGCCGGTCCGGCAGCCCCCCCTGGGGCATGATTTTACCACCTCCAAGGAGTTGATCCTGCTCATGCCGATACAGCTGGCGCCGCATCTCCAGGGCCGCGGGCTGCTCACCCAGCGCACCTCCGGCGAGGCCCGCGCCTCGGCCAACCACCTCTGGGCCGGTCCGCTGGATCAGCAGATCAGCCAGCAGATGGTCGCCGACCTCAAGGACCTGCTGGCCACCGACCAGGTCGCCGCCTACCCCGGCCCACGCTACGGCGTCATCCGCTACCAGCTGGAAGTCGACATCAATGAATTCAGCGGCAACGGCCGCCAGTTCATCACCACCGCCGTCTACACCCTGAGCGACAGCGTACGCAAAACCATTGTGGCGCGAAAGACATTCCGCCAGACGCGCCCCATCGACAAACCGGAGTATTCCGGCTATGTTGACAGCGGCTCGCAGGCCGTCGCCGACCTGAGCCGCGAAGTGGCGGCCGCCCTGCTCTCCGCCCACCGTTCACAACCCGTACCGCCGATACGCCCATGA
- a CDS encoding substrate-binding periplasmic protein codes for MTRLSRLLLALLAAAMLGGCHHGSQTKGLFHRLMEPAPLRVGIALDAPPLAYEQGDVAIGLEVKFAAGLAASMQRNLELVEIPRQDLAEALLDKKVDILMTGMTVAEAHARKLATANPYLISGQVALVHLDDHKKLGKGTRGLTEQSVRLGVVGESSGDNLLKMLKPKGTISRFPTAAEGVQALVADTIDVFVFDMATNFYYASLYVDKGLTPGGTPLTREPLAWAVRPNDTALRDAANAYLAQIEKNGELQKMLERTIPFYRNTAYSPKP; via the coding sequence ATGACCCGATTGTCCCGCCTCCTGCTCGCCCTCCTCGCCGCCGCCATGCTCGGCGGCTGCCATCACGGTTCCCAGACCAAGGGATTGTTCCACAGGCTGATGGAACCTGCCCCCCTCCGGGTCGGCATCGCCCTGGATGCGCCGCCGCTGGCCTATGAACAGGGCGACGTCGCCATTGGTCTGGAGGTGAAGTTTGCCGCCGGTCTGGCGGCCTCGATGCAAAGAAACCTGGAACTGGTGGAGATACCGCGGCAGGACCTGGCCGAGGCGCTGCTGGACAAGAAGGTGGACATTCTCATGACCGGGATGACCGTGGCCGAGGCCCATGCCCGGAAACTGGCCACCGCCAACCCCTATCTGATCTCGGGCCAAGTGGCGCTCGTCCATCTGGATGATCACAAGAAACTTGGCAAGGGGACCCGAGGCCTGACCGAACAATCCGTCCGCCTCGGGGTGGTGGGCGAAAGTTCCGGCGACAACCTGCTCAAGATGCTCAAACCCAAGGGCACGATCAGCCGCTTCCCCACGGCGGCCGAAGGGGTACAGGCCCTGGTGGCCGACACCATCGACGTCTTTGTCTTCGACATGGCCACCAATTTCTATTACGCCTCCCTTTACGTCGACAAGGGGCTGACCCCGGGGGGAACGCCCCTCACCCGTGAACCGCTGGCTTGGGCGGTCCGCCCCAACGACACCGCCCTGCGCGACGCGGCCAACGCGTACCTGGCCCAGATCGAAAAAAACGGCGAACTACAGAAAATGCTCGAACGCACCATCCCCTTCTACCGCAACACAGCCTACAGCCCAAAGCCGTAG
- a CDS encoding lipid-binding SYLF domain-containing protein — MSFHRLAVVLLFALYASILPASSASADYYGEPADLVGRAASVYKGFMADPNMEWFQRNVDQARGIFIVPQMLRGGFIIGGSGGRGVLLAQDSGSGKWSYPAFYSMGSVSLGFQVGADASEIILLIMTDRGLNAMLSTDYKIGADVAVAAGPMGASAKAQTADILAFGRSQGIYGGVSLEGAAISPLDDWNRQYYGKPVQLFDVLINQRWTNAQADPLRQLLPKPGRNAQPIGR; from the coding sequence ATGTCCTTCCATCGCTTGGCCGTTGTCCTGCTCTTTGCGCTCTACGCTTCGATCCTCCCGGCCTCATCCGCCTCCGCCGACTATTACGGGGAACCCGCGGATCTGGTTGGTCGCGCCGCCTCGGTCTACAAAGGCTTCATGGCCGATCCCAACATGGAATGGTTCCAGCGCAATGTCGACCAGGCACGGGGTATCTTCATCGTTCCCCAGATGCTGCGCGGCGGTTTCATCATCGGCGGCTCGGGCGGTCGCGGCGTGCTGCTCGCCCAGGATTCGGGTAGCGGCAAATGGAGCTATCCGGCTTTTTACAGCATGGGTTCGGTTTCCCTGGGATTTCAGGTCGGCGCCGATGCCTCGGAAATCATCCTGTTGATCATGACCGACCGAGGGCTGAACGCCATGCTGTCCACCGACTACAAAATCGGCGCCGATGTGGCCGTGGCCGCGGGACCCATGGGCGCGTCGGCCAAGGCGCAAACCGCCGACATCCTTGCCTTTGGTCGCTCGCAGGGCATCTATGGCGGTGTCAGTCTCGAAGGAGCGGCCATCTCTCCCCTGGATGACTGGAACCGGCAGTATTACGGCAAGCCGGTCCAGCTGTTCGACGTGCTCATCAACCAGCGATGGACCAATGCGCAGGCTGATCCACTGCGCCAGCTTCTGCCCAAACCGGGACGAAACGCCCAGCCCATCGGCCGATAG
- a CDS encoding rubredoxin, which translates to MQKMECPCGYVYDPAEGDFEHGVAPGTAFADLPDDWVCPKCGAEKEYFYAVD; encoded by the coding sequence ATGCAGAAAATGGAATGTCCCTGTGGATATGTGTACGATCCCGCCGAAGGTGATTTCGAGCACGGCGTGGCTCCGGGAACCGCCTTTGCCGACCTGCCCGACGACTGGGTCTGTCCCAAATGCGGAGCGGAAAAAGAATACTTCTACGCCGTCGACTGA
- a CDS encoding DUF3124 domain-containing protein: protein MKIERIVLLFCALFLCTRPVAGETLSKWLGQTVYVPIYSHIYAEDRYRDTPFLLTATLSVRNTDPDKPFTLKSVSYYDSKGVLLQQYLEQPMTIEPLGSTRFIVPESESKGGSGAKFLVEWEAKAAVVEPIIESVMIGTKMQQGISFISTGRVIKGVPAR from the coding sequence ATGAAAATCGAACGCATTGTCCTGCTGTTCTGCGCCCTGTTCCTGTGCACCCGCCCTGTCGCCGGCGAAACCCTGTCCAAATGGCTCGGCCAGACAGTCTATGTGCCGATCTATTCGCACATCTACGCCGAGGACCGCTACCGCGACACGCCCTTCCTGCTGACCGCCACCCTCAGCGTGCGCAACACTGATCCGGACAAACCATTCACCCTGAAAAGCGTTAGCTACTACGATTCCAAGGGGGTGCTCCTGCAGCAGTATCTGGAGCAACCCATGACCATCGAGCCTCTGGGTTCCACCCGGTTCATTGTCCCGGAATCGGAATCCAAAGGCGGCTCGGGCGCCAAATTCCTGGTCGAGTGGGAGGCGAAGGCCGCCGTCGTCGAGCCGATCATCGAATCGGTAATGATCGGCACCAAGATGCAGCAGGGCATTTCGTTTATCTCCACCGGCCGGGTGATCAAGGGCGTGCCGGCCCGCTGA
- a CDS encoding molecular chaperone DnaJ, with protein MYLARKKTGFRHVGYILRESYQSGGVFLSRDLADLGRDPGRLIVYSGGSSFHIDEEFVRRLREQGVTAPYSELEALLFPFVDPYIQQRLEPFRNRGQYRAWRPASETLRTRAMRETQPMDRRRLHYLRMGRTSPETVDKTAAFYTVLLDKSRDEIEQLIHDREQALPPREYHSYLFAIFNLQRFFKESYARSIPQALDRDRLDSLFIEEICRVAGDGEFWRGYPRTDRLPDCLIRYLIMYFDAAPDEPLAWMRFARSSRTRRFHSGGLATADKISRTQAFALFGLSGEQLAGMRKKDLTRLYRQKAHELHPDKGGDSEQFIRLTAAYEELLPSLRS; from the coding sequence ATGTATCTTGCCCGTAAGAAGACCGGTTTTCGGCACGTTGGCTACATTCTGCGAGAATCCTACCAAAGCGGCGGGGTTTTCCTGTCCCGCGATCTGGCCGATTTGGGCCGGGATCCGGGCCGCTTGATCGTGTACAGCGGGGGATCGTCGTTTCACATCGACGAGGAGTTTGTCCGCCGGCTGCGCGAGCAGGGGGTGACCGCCCCCTACAGCGAGTTGGAGGCGTTGCTCTTTCCCTTTGTCGATCCCTACATCCAGCAGCGGCTGGAGCCCTTCCGCAACCGTGGCCAGTACCGGGCCTGGCGACCAGCGAGCGAGACCTTGCGCACCCGGGCGATGCGCGAGACCCAGCCCATGGACCGCAGGCGGCTGCATTACCTGCGCATGGGACGGACTTCGCCGGAAACCGTGGACAAGACCGCCGCCTTCTACACGGTCCTGCTCGACAAATCGCGCGACGAGATCGAGCAGTTGATCCATGACCGCGAGCAGGCCCTGCCGCCGCGCGAGTATCACAGCTATCTGTTCGCCATTTTTAATCTGCAGCGGTTTTTCAAGGAAAGCTATGCCCGGTCCATTCCCCAGGCCCTCGACCGCGACCGCCTGGACAGCCTGTTTATCGAGGAGATATGCCGAGTGGCCGGGGATGGCGAGTTCTGGCGGGGCTATCCGCGAACCGACCGGCTGCCCGACTGTTTGATCCGCTATCTGATCATGTATTTTGATGCCGCTCCCGATGAACCCCTTGCCTGGATGCGGTTCGCCCGCTCTTCGCGCACGCGCCGGTTCCATAGCGGCGGCCTGGCGACGGCCGACAAGATCTCGCGCACCCAGGCTTTTGCCCTGTTCGGCCTGAGCGGCGAACAGCTGGCTGGGATGCGCAAGAAGGATCTCACCCGCCTCTATCGGCAAAAGGCCCACGAACTGCATCCGGACAAGGGTGGCGACAGCGAGCAGTTCATCCGTCTGACCGCAGCCTACGAAGAGCTGCTGCCCTCCCTGCGCTCATGA